TTATATCGCCGGCACGAGCATGGGCAGCATTATTGGCGGCCTTTACGCCATCGGATATGACGCCGATACTCTGGCAACGCTGGTGAAACGCGAAAATTGGGCGGCGCTATTCAACGATGCGGTTACCCGCCGCGATTTGCCGATGAAAGAGAAGCCGTGGGATGGCCGTTACATCGGCAGCTTTCCGATTCGCAAACGCAATGTGCAGCTTCCCACCGGTTTGATTGCGGGGCAAAGAATCATGCGGCTGCTGACGCGCTTGACGTGGGGCGTTCATTC
This is a stretch of genomic DNA from Cytophagia bacterium CHB2. It encodes these proteins:
- a CDS encoding patatin, with the translated sequence MPVGIHFFLGLFIYCFVATAAFTQESPARVKIGLALSGGGAKGFAHIGVLQVLEEIGMPVDYIAGTSMGSIIGGLYAIGYDADTLATLVKRENWAALFNDAVTRRDLPMKEKPWDGRYIGSFPIRKRNVQLPTGLIAGQRIMRLLTRLTWGVHS